The following coding sequences are from one Fimbriiglobus ruber window:
- a CDS encoding 4Fe-4S dicluster domain-containing protein, with protein sequence MPHIVTANCNDCKYTDCCVVCPVECFYQDDTMLYIDPNDCIDCEACVPECPVEAIYSEGNTPAQWTSYVQLNKDKAEALKAVGGEAHITDKHDAKEGPGCKAKA encoded by the coding sequence ATGCCGCACATCGTCACGGCCAACTGCAACGACTGCAAGTACACGGACTGCTGTGTGGTCTGCCCGGTAGAGTGCTTCTACCAGGACGACACCATGCTTTACATCGACCCGAACGACTGCATCGACTGCGAAGCGTGCGTCCCCGAGTGCCCGGTCGAGGCGATTTACTCCGAGGGCAACACGCCGGCGCAGTGGACCAGCTACGTCCAGCTGAACAAGGACAAGGCCGAGGCGCTGAAAGCCGTCGGCGGCGAGGCGCACATCACCGACAAGCACGACGCGAAGGAAGGCCCGGGCTGCAAAGCCAAGGCGTAA